A window from Pirellulales bacterium encodes these proteins:
- a CDS encoding DUF6708 domain-containing protein → MDYTGLYAKKYRVNRKLTEEERSNQLHQKAALNVTPLYNLSVIKINSTYLESVDRWFLYRGTMTVICLLGIALPFVIFFIPLLVMPSIDWMAIFTLVPISAPLWVLATWGLLKESFRRTHFPIRFNYRNRMVYVFKTNGTVFQAKWDDIFFTLGRCERMVGIQNWDIRGHVLDKDRETILETFALPGDDTNIDQLKQAWEFFRRHMEDGPATIYRDVYWCHDIAERREKFKAGLTTMLFSFNGHPIAQILSYPFFFFEALGRWFAMRTSKIPAWPAEVEAQCKVDPFDPNLRDASHNPDKIPMEPIKNE, encoded by the coding sequence ATGGATTATACCGGACTCTATGCAAAAAAATATCGCGTCAATCGTAAACTGACTGAAGAGGAGCGCTCCAATCAGCTGCACCAAAAAGCAGCTCTTAACGTTACGCCGCTCTATAATCTTTCGGTAATCAAAATTAACTCGACCTATCTCGAATCTGTTGATCGATGGTTTCTGTATCGGGGAACGATGACGGTAATTTGTTTACTTGGTATTGCGCTTCCTTTTGTGATTTTTTTTATTCCTTTGTTAGTTATGCCATCAATAGATTGGATGGCAATTTTTACCCTTGTACCAATTTCAGCGCCGCTTTGGGTCTTGGCAACGTGGGGACTACTCAAGGAGTCGTTCCGCCGGACGCATTTCCCAATCCGCTTCAACTATCGAAACCGGATGGTGTACGTATTCAAAACCAACGGCACGGTTTTTCAGGCAAAGTGGGATGACATTTTTTTCACGCTGGGACGGTGTGAACGAATGGTCGGAATTCAGAACTGGGACATCCGCGGCCATGTTCTCGATAAAGACAGGGAAACCATACTCGAAACCTTCGCATTGCCAGGCGACGACACGAACATCGACCAGTTAAAGCAGGCATGGGAATTCTTTCGTCGCCATATGGAAGACGGGCCGGCCACAATCTATCGCGATGTCTATTGGTGCCATGATATCGCCGAACGGCGCGAGAAATTCAAGGCCGGACTCACAACGATGCTTTTCTCATTTAATGGCCACCCGATTGCTCAAATTTTGTCTTATCCGTTTTTCTTCTTCGAGGCGCTTGGCCGTTGGTTCGCGATGCGCACAAGCAAAATTCCGGCATGGCCAGCGGAAGTGGAGGCGCAATGCAAGGTTGATCCGTTCGACCCCAACCTGCGCGATGCTTCACACAACCCCGACAAGATCCCGATGGAGCCAATCAAAAATGAGTGA